In Gossypium arboreum isolate Shixiya-1 chromosome 5, ASM2569848v2, whole genome shotgun sequence, a single genomic region encodes these proteins:
- the LOC108487805 gene encoding uncharacterized protein LOC108487805 translates to MGKISYSGPNRYYGDPWSWETRYINGDFPRPATTDPTYGTLELNNSIVMAWLINSMEGHISRTYLFFKTAKDMWDAIKENYSDLGNASQVFEIKLKLKDIQQGTLEVTQYYNNLKILWQELDMYYEADWGKGKEHTKFMAHLNKERLYEFLVGLNRELDEVRDQILGRTSLPTIGEAFAEVRREEKRQLVMLGDLKESKPVTTAGHRPIENSAFISRGPQP, encoded by the coding sequence ATGGGAAAAATTTCCTACAGTGGTCCCAATCGATATTATGGTGATCCGTGGTCGTGGGAAACTAGGTATATTAATGGAGACTTCCCACGACCAGCCACAACAGACCCAACTTATGGCACCTTGGAACTCAACAACTCGATTGTAATGGCTTGGTTAATCAATTCAATGGAAGGCCATATTAGTCGTACCTACCTCTTCTTCAAAACTGCAAAAGATATGTGGGATGCAATCAAAGAAAATTACTCAGATCTTGGAAATGCCTCCCAAGTATTTGAGATCAAACTGAAATTGAAGGATATCCAACAAGGAACACTTGAAGTAACTCAATACTACAATAACCTAAAAATTTTGTGGCAGGAACTAGACATGTACTATGAGGCAGACTGGGGAAAAGGCAAGGAACACACCAAGTTTATGGCTCACCTCAACAAGGAACGTCTCTATGAGTTTCTGGTAGGACTGAATCGAGAACTTGATGAGGTTCGTGATCAAATTCTGGGCAGAACCTCTCTACCAACCATTGGCGAAGCATTTGCAGAAGTTAGAAGAGAAGAAAAGCGTCAACTTGTCATGTTAGGGGATTTAAAAGAATCTAAACCTGTGACAACTGCTGGTCACCGTCCCATTGAAAACTCGGCCTTTATCTCCAGAGGCCCACAACCATAA